One window of Choloepus didactylus isolate mChoDid1 chromosome 26, mChoDid1.pri, whole genome shotgun sequence genomic DNA carries:
- the LOC119520895 gene encoding olfactory receptor 8H1-like has product MGNRNNTDITEFILLGLTDSEVICQVLFMLFLLIYLITLLGNAGMIMIIYLYLQLHTPMYYFLSNLSFLDICYSTVITPKTLENLLTSNKYISFMSCFTQMYFFVLLCVTEFFLLSSMAYDRYVAICNPLNYQVVMSARLCHALIIGSYVIGSTESLVNVLCMNSFHYCKSNVIYHFFCDVPPILALSCTDTQDLEIMILVIAGLNELLSLITISVSYMSILSTILKINSTSGKHKAFSTCGSHLLGVSIFYGTTIFTYLKPKKSYSLGRNQVASVFYTMVIPMLNPLIYSIRNKEVKNALIRVMQKREGSRKLK; this is encoded by the coding sequence ATGGGAAATAGGAATAACACAGATATAACTGAATTCATCCTTTTGGGATTGACTGACTCTGAGGTGATCTGTCAGGTCCTCTTTATGTTATTTCTCTTGATATACCTGATTACCCTTCTAGGGAATGCAGGGATGATAATGATAATTTACTTGTATCTCCAGCTTCACACTCCCATGTATTACTTCCTGAGTAACCTGTCATTTCTTGACATCTGTTACTCAACAGTCATCACTCCTAAAACTTTAGAGAACTTACTGACTTCTAACAAGTATATTTCATTCATGAGCTGCTTCACtcagatgtatttttttgtcCTCCTCTGTGTCactgaatttttccttctttcttcaatGGCTTATGACCGCTATGTAGCTATCTGTAATCCTCTTAACTACCAGGTTGTTATGTCTGCAAGACTCTGCCATGCCCTCATCATTGGATCCTATGTGATTGGCAGTACTGAATCCTTAGTCAATGTTCTTTGCATGAACAGTTTCCATTACTGCAAATCCAATGTAATCTATCACTTTTTCTGTGATGTTCCCCCAATATTAGCCCTGTCATGCACTGACACTCAAGACCTTGAAATCATGATACTAGTTATTGCTGGTTTAAATGAATTGTTGTCTCTTATTACAATCTCTGTTTCCTACATGTCCATTCTGTCTACTATCCTGAAAATTAATTCCACTTCAGGAAAGCACAAAGCCTTCTCTACTTGTGGCTCCCACCTCCTGGGAGTCTCCATCTTTTATGGCACtacaatttttacttatttaaaaccaaagaaatCCTACTCCTTGGGAAGGAATCAAGTGGCCTCTGTGTTTTATACAATGGTGATCCCCATGCTGAATCCACTCATTTATAGCATTAggaacaaagaagtgaaaaatgccCTCATTAGAGTCATGCAGAAGAGAGAAGGCTCCAGGAAGTTGAAATAA